The nucleotide sequence CCCGCCATGGATGTACTGACGTTTCCGATCGTCGCGACCTTATCGGTGCTCACCGCGTTGGTCTTCGGCCTGATCGCGCAGCGGTTGCTCGGCGTGCGGCTCGGACTGTTCCGGTTGCTGCTGACCGGCGCGTTCGCGCTGTTCGTCGGCCCGCTGATCATGTTCGCGCTGCTCGACCAGTTCACCCTGTCGCCCGAGGGGATCTCCGACCAGAGCGAGGGCCCGGTCGCGTTCTGGTTCGCGCTGCTGGCCGGCGTGCTGACGATCCTCGCGTCGATGGTGCTGCTGGTGATCATCGAGGCGTTCGTGCCGATGGGGTCGCTGCCGCCCGCGCTGGTGTGGGGCCGCGGGCTGCTCGGCCGGCTGCGGCGGACCCGGCGGTACTGGCAGATCATCGGCATCGCGATGCGGCACGGCCTCGGGTCGTACCTGCGCGGCACCCGCGACCGCGCCCTCGACGCGCCGTCCGGCCGGGCGCAGCTGGGCCGAGCGCTGACCACCACGCTCAACGCGGGCGGCGTCACGTTCGTGAAGCTCGGCCAGATCCTGGCCACCCGGCGTGACGTGCTGCCGGCCGAGATGGCCGACGAGCTGGCGCGGCTGCAGGACGACGCCGCGCCGGTGCCGTGGCCGGACATCGAGCGGGTGCTCGTCGAGGAGCTGAAGGCCCCGGTCGAGGACGTCTTCGCCGAGTTCGACCGCGAGCCGCTGGCGGCAGCGTCCGTCGGCCAGGTGCACGTCGCGCGGCTGCACAGCGGCGCCGAGGTCGTCGTCAAGGTGCAGCGGCCCGGCATCCGGCCGGTGGTCGAACGCGACCTCGACATCGCCGGGCGGCTGGCCGCGCGGCTGGAGTCCGGCACCCGGTGGGGCCGTCGCATGGGCGTTCGCCCGCTGGCCGCCGGTCTGGCCGAGGCGATCCGCGAGGAGCTGGACTACCGCATCGAGGCGGACAACATCACCGCCGTGGCGACGGCGCCCAGCCGGCAGCCCGACGTCGTCCTGCCCGAGCCGCATCTCGCGCTGTGCACCGAGCGGGTGCTGGTGATGGACCGGCTGCAGGGCACGCCGCTCAACCGCGTCGACGCCGTCATCGAGCAGCGCGGCCTGGACCGCGACGCGCTGGCGACGACGCTGCTGGACTGCCTGCTGCGGCAGATCGTCCTCGACGGCATCTTCCACGCCGACCCGCACGGCGGGAACATCTTCCTGCTCGACGACGGCCGGCTCGGCCTGCTCGACTTCGGCTCCGTAGGACGGCTGGACGGTGCCCTGCGCGACGCGCTGCAGCGGCTGCTCGTCGGCGTCGACCGCGGCGACCCGCTCGCCGTCAGCGACGCGCTGCTCGAACTGGTGCCGCGTCCGGACGAGATCGACCAGCAGCAGCTGGAGCGCGACCTCGGCCGGTTCATGGCCAAGCACACGTCCGGCACCCCCAGCTCGGGCGTCCGGATGTTCGGCGACCTGTTCCGGGTGGTCGCGGACCACGGCCTGGCCATCCCGCCGGAGATCGCCGCGGTCTTCCGGGCGCTGGCGACGGCCGAGGGCACACTGACCCGGCTCACGCCGAGGTTCGACCTTATCGGCGGCGCCCGCTCGCTGGCCAGCGGGTACGTCGAGGAGCAGTACGGGCCGGAGCACCTCAAGCAGGCGGTCACCGAGGAGCTGGCCGCGCTGCTGCCGATCCTGCGCCGGCTGCCCCGCCGCGTGGAACGCATCGCCAGCGCCACCGAACACGGGCGGCTGGGCATCAACATCAGGCTGCTGGCCGACGAGCGCGACCGCGCCGTGCTGACCACGATGCTGCACGAGGTGCTGCTGACGTTCCTCGCCGCGACCACCGGGATCATGGCGGTGCTGCTGATCGGCACCGGCGGCGGGCCGCAGCTGACCGACTCCGTCGGCCTGTACGAGCTGATCGGCTACAACATGCTGGTGATCAGCGCGATCCTGGCGCTGCGGGTACTGGCGCAGATCTTCCGCCGCGGCTGACGGGCGCCGCTCTCACCCGTTTCGGGGGACGCCGTGGGGCGCACCGGCCCTAGGGTCGACGTCATGGCGCGGCACGAGGACACCTACGACGACCGCTACGGCACCGAGTTCCTGCAGCGACCAGCGCCCGACGACCGGCTGCCACGGCAGGGCATGCCGGCCGTCGACGCGATGCGGCTGCTCGGGGAGGAGCTGGTCCTCGACGGCATCCCGATGCGCAACCTGGCCACGTTCGTGACGACGTGGATGGAGCCCGAGGCGCAGCGGGTCATCGCCGAGAACCTGCACCGCAACTACATCGACCACGCCGAGTACCCGCAGACCGCGCTGATCGAGCAACGCTGCATCCGGATGCTGGCCGACCTCTTCCACGCGCCCGGCCCGACCACCGGTACCCGCACCCAGGGGTCGTCCGAGGCGATCATGCTCGGCGCGCTGTCGCTGAAGTGGAAGTGGCGGCAGCGGCGCGAGGCGGCGCGGCAGAGCACCGACCGGCCCAACCTGGTGTTCGGCGGCGACGTCCACGTCGTCTGGGAGAAGTTCTGCCGCTATTTCGACGTCGAGCCGCGGATCATCCCGCTGCGGCCGGACCGCCTCACCATCGGCCCCGACGACGTCGAGCCGCACGTCGACGAGAACACCATCGGCGTCGCGGCGGTGCTCGGGACCACGTTCACCGGGCACGCCGACGACATCGCCGGCATCAACGACCTGCTGGTCCGGCTGCGCGACGAGCGCGGCCTCGACGTCCCGCTGCACGTCGACGGCGCGAGCGGCGGCTTCGTCTGGCCGTTCCTCTACCCGGACACGAAGTGGGACTTCCGCCTCGAGCAGGTCCGCTCGATCAACGTGTCCGGGCACAAGTACGGGCTGGTCTATCCCGGCATCGGCTGGCTGGTGTTCCGCACCACCGACGACCTCGCCGAGGACCTCGTCTTCTACGAGAACTACCTGGGCAAGCGCGACGCCACGTTCACGCTGAACTTCTCCACCAACGCCAGCATGGTGCTCGCGCAGTACTACAACCTCGTCCGCTACGGGCACGCCGGCTACCAGGCGATCATGCGGACCATGCAGGCCAACGCCGCGGAGCTGGCCGAGCGGATCGTCGCGGCCGGCGACTTCGAGCTGGTCGGCGAGCCCGGCGCGGAGCAGTTGCCGCTGGTCGCGTTCCGGCTGGCCGGCGAGCACGCCTACGACGAGTTCGACGTCGCCGGGCAGCTGGCCGGCGAGCACGGCTGGATGCTGCCGGCCTACTCACTGCCGCCGAACGCCCAGGACGTGACGGTCCTGCGCGCGCTCGTGAAGCAGACCCTCAGCCGCTCGCTGGCGGACACGCTGGCCGACGACCTCGCGCACGCGTGCACGACGCTGGACGCGAAGGGCGGGCTGCACGAGCGCGAGCGCCGCCGGGTGAAGTCGGGGACCGGCTACTGATCCCGTTTGCGCGCCAGCGCCGCTTCGAGGCGCTCGACCTTGCCGGTGATCTCGCCGGTGTGACCGGGCCGGATGTCGGCCTTGAGCACCAGGCTGACGCGATGGCCGTGCCGGCCGACCGCCTCGGTGGCGCGCTTGACGACGTCGAAGACCTCGTCCCACTCGCCCTCGATGGTGGTGAACATGGAGTCGGTGCTGTTCGGCAGCCCGGACTAGGTGTCCTCGACCTGGTGGCCGTCGACCTCGCGCGGGCCGGTCCAGCCCTTCGGCGTCTTGAAGATGATCACCGGCCAGTCCGGGCGGTAGTCGTAGGTGCCGGCGCGCGCCTCGCGCTGGTTCGTCGCGATCTGGTCCAGCACGTGGTCCAGCAGCTCGGCGAACCGGCGGTGGACGGACAGGTGGTCCTCGTCGTCGAAGCCGGCCTCGAACCAGTACGGCGTGTGGCCGTAGCCGGCCATCAGGTGTTCCAGCTCGCGCCGCGGGATGCGGGCCAGCACCGTCGGGTTGGCGATCTTGTACCCGTTGAGGTGCAGGATCGGCAGCACAGCGCCGTCCGTGGCGGGGTTCAGGAACTTGTTGCTGTGCCAGGCCGTGGCCAGCGGGCCGGTCTCGGCCTCGCCGTCGCCGATGCAGGCCGCCACCGTCAGCCCGGGGTTGTCGAAGGCGGCGCCGTAGGCGTGCGACAGCACGTAGCCCAGCTCGCCGCCTTCGTGGATCGAGCCGGGCGTCTCGGGCGCCACGTGGCTCGGGATGCCGCCGGGGAAGGAGAACTGCCGGAACAGCTCCCGCAGGCCGGCCTCGTCGTCGCCGACGTTGGAGTAGACCTCGCTGTAGGTGCCGTCGAGCCAGGCCGCCGACACCAGCGACGGGCCGCCGTGGCCCGGCCCGGAGAGGTAGATCATGTCGAGGTCGCGCTGGACGATCGCGCGGTTGAGGTGCGCGTACAGGAAGTTCTGGCCGGGCGACGTGCCCCAGTGTCCGAGCAGGCGCGGCTTGACGTGCTCGGCCCGCAGCGGCTCGCGCAGCAGCGGGTTGTCCAGCAGGTAGATCTGCCCGACGGAGAGGTAGTTGGCTGCTCGCCACCACGCGTCGATGCGGGTGAGCAGGGCGTCGTCGATGGTCGGGGTACTGGCCTCGTCGAGCATCGTCGCCGCTCCTTCGGGTGGGCTGCTCGTCAAGGACCAGCATGTACCCGAGAGCCGCGGACTCATACACGTTTCTCAGGACCGTCTCCGGCTGTTCTCAGGATCGACCGGAAGGATCTCAAGCACGAACCGACTCGGACCTCACACGATGGAGACGGCCATGTACGCGATCCCGACGGCGGCACACATCCTCGGCGTCACCCCCGCGGCCCTGGAGGCCGCCCTCGAGCGCGGCGAGACCATCCGCAGCCTGACCATCGCCTGCGGGCAGGACCCGGACCGGATCACGGAGGCGATCGTCGACGCGGAGACCGGCGACGTCGTCGCCCTGGCCCGCATCGCCGGCTTCGAGCCGGACGCGATCGCCGAGTTCACCCGCGAGCTGCGCGCCTACCTCGTCGCGTTCGTCGACGACGGCGAGCGTGTGGCCGACCGGCTGTTCGAGACCCGCACCCTGCAGCCGGTGTGAGTCAGGCGCCCTGCGCCTCGGCCACCCGGCGCATCCAGTAGCGGAACCAGCTGTCGCCGTACGGCGCGTAGACGCGGACGGGGACGCCGCGCGCGACCAGTTCGCGGGCGTCGTCCTCGCGGACGCCCAGCAGCATCTCGACCCCGGCGCCGGGCAGCGCCTCCAGCAGCGCCTCGCGCACCACGGCATCGTGCGTCGCCAGCACCGGCGCGCTACCGGCCGCGTGCACCCGGTGGGCCAGCTTGATGAAGGCCACGGTGGCCCCCTCGCCCCACGCGTGCGCGACGTCGGCGGACTCCAGGTAGGCGCCCTTGGCCAGCCGGATCGGCACCCCCGCGGCGAGCAGGCGGTCGACGTCGTCGGGGCTGCGGCGCAGGTTGGCCTGGACGGTCGCCACGAGCGGCGCACCGGCCTCGGCCAGCGCGACGGTGAGGTCCATGATCTGCGGCGTGCGCCGGCTCTCCTCGGCGCTGATCTCCAGCCGTGCGCCCGCCGGGAGCACCTCCACGAGCTGCTCCACGTGCCGGCGGCAGACGTCGAACCCCAGGTCCAGGCCCAGGTGCGACGGCACGATCTCCAGGTACACGTCGCCGCCGACGTCCGCCAGCGCGGCCGCCGCCTCGCGGTAGCCGCGCACCGTCGCCGCGAGCTCATCTTCGTCGGCGGCGCCCTCGCCGAACAGGTCGAGGCTGACGGCCAGGCCGGCGGCGGTGAGCCGGCGGACGGTCTCGATCGCCTCGTCGAGCGTGGTGCCTGCGACGTAGCGGCGGGCGGCGGAGTAGGCGAGGTCCTGGGCCGGCGGGATCGCCCGGACCAGCGACTCGACCTCGGTACTGGTGGCGAGCGCGTAGAGCGCGCGCCGGGTGAGCGATGCGATCACCTCACCGACGGTAACAGCCGGCGGAGGCTCAGAACCCGAGCAGGAGACCCGCGAGCACCGACGCGTAACCGACGCACAGCGCGACGAGAGCGATCCGCACGGTGGTGCGGCGCCGGCTCGGCTGCGGCGGCGGTTTGAACACGCGGGCCTCCGGTCGGTCGAGGGCGCCGGCGGGTCGCCGGCGCCCCCTCGCGGAACGCGTCAGGGCGTGATGAGCCCTGCGGTCTTCGTCCGGGCCGCCTCGAACCGCGTGGCGACGTCGGGCCAATTGACGATGTTCCAGAACGCCGCCACGTAGTCGGGCTTCACGTTCTTGTACTGCAGGTAGAACGCGTGCTCCCACATGTCGAGCATGAGCAGCGGGACGGTGCCGGCGGCGAGGTTGCCCTGGTGGTCGTAGAGCTGCTCGATGACCAGCCGCTGGCCGATGCTCTCCCACGCCAGGATGGACCAGCCCGAGCCCTGGATGCCCAGCGCGGCCGCCGTGTAGTGCGCGCGGAAGCCGTCGAACGAACCGAAGAACTCGTCGACCGCGGCGCCGAGGTCACCGTCGGGCTTGTCGCCACCCTCGGGCGACAGGTTGTTCCAGAAGACGGTGTGGTTGACGTGACCGGCGAGGTTGAAGGCCAGGTTCTTCTGCAGCAGGTTCACCGTGTCGAGCTTGCTGGTGGCGCGTGCCTCCTCCAGCTGCTCGAGCGCGGTGTTCGTGCCGGTGACGTACGTCTGGTGGTGCTTGGAGTGGTGGAGCTCCATGATCTGACCGGCGATGTGCGGTTCGAGCGCACCGTAGTCGTAGGGGAGATCCGGCAGAGAGTAGACGGCCATTGCTTCTGAGCTTCCTCTCGACGACATCGTCAGGCCCGGGACCTGTCACTGGCTAACCTACGCCTGCCCACTGAGCGCGACCACAAACGGTCCGAACTCTGCGGTGTCAGGCTCATTCTTGACCGACTGGCGTCAGACCTCGCGGTCGGCGGCACCGCTTCACCCTGTGATGTCCGGCTCGGACAGGGTGATCCGGACGGCCCGGAATGTCGCCGGCGTCGCGTCGAGGACGACCCGTTTCGGGTCCGGCACGGCCAGGTGCGGCAGGCCGGCGGAGCGGTCGCGGAGTGCGGCCAGCGCCGTCAGCCGCCGGTCGGCGAGGACGTGGTCGACGGCGGCGCGGTCGCCCCCGGTGACGACGGCGTCGAGCTCGGCAGCGTGCGGCAGCAGCACCCGCGCGGCGACGTCGGCGGCGGCCTCGAACGCCTCGCGGGCCTGCTTCTCACGCCGCCGGGCGAACCGCTGCTGCGACTGGCCGCCGGCGGCCGTCCGGCCCTGCACGTGCCGCGAACCCACTTTCGACGTCACCAGCGCGGCGCCGTGGAAGACGCCGGCCGCGTAACCGCCGCGGCGCACCAGCAGCACGGCGACCCGCCGGTCGCGGGCGGCGTGCGCGATGAGGCCGCCGTACGGTGCGGCGGCGTCGTCGTGCGGCAACGGGGGGAACGGGACCGCGCAGCTCGCGACCGCTCCGTCCGCCGCCTCGACGACGACGGCACCGGGCCCGGCGCGGTGGGTGGTGGCGCCGTGCCGGCGGGCGAACCCGGCCAGCCAGGCCGCCAGCCGTTCCGGCGGGATGGTGAGCACGCGATCGGGCATCTCCAGAGGATGCCCTGCCGAAGAGCGGCGGAGGTTGCGACCCCGGCCTCCGCAGCGAGCCGGGGCCGCAACCGGTACCCGAACGCTGCCATGGATCCGATGGGTCGGCGGCTCTTGCTTGACCCCCGCCGGTGTTCGGACTCCACGGCACTCGTCGTATGGACCGTGATGTGAACTGTCTGGGACCCCGGGCGTCAGCCCGGTGTCATCGCCGGACCCTTCGGTCCGGTGGTCGACCGCCGGAAGGGCAAGACCGTACCTTCGACCGGCACGATCACACTTCGATTCCTACACCATACCGGACAGATCGTCGAGGTCCAGGTCACGATCACCCACAGATCAACTCGGGGCTGACGTCAGGCCTCCGCGGCCGGCTACAACGCGTCACCTCGCTGTGCGGACGGGTCCGGACCAGCGCCGACGGCCGGCGGCGGCGATCAGCCGAGCAGCGCCGACGGTGTGACGGTCACCGGGTACGGCCGCTCCAGCCGGACCTCCTCGTCCCCAGTGGTCCGCGCCACCTCCACATAGTCGCCGTCGACGAGGTCGTAGGCGACGATCGACGGCCCGCCGTCGGGGTCGACGATCCAGTACGACCCGACGCCGCCCTCGGCGTACTTCGCGAACTTGACCTTGGTGTCGTAGAGCCGGGTGCTCGGTGACAGGATCTCGACGGCCAGCCGCAACGGCTTGGTGAGCGGCCCGTCGACGATGTCGTCCTTGGCCACCACCAGAAGGTCGGGTATGAGCGAGTTCCGCTGATTCGGCTGCCAGTCCAGTGGCGCGTAGAACACCTTCAGCTCGGGCGGACACGCGCCGTGGAGGAGGAGGAACAGTTCGCCGCTGACGATCTGATGCTTCGGTCGCGGGGACGGGCTCACCAGGACCCGCCCATCGATGAGTTCGTAGCGCAGCCCGTCGTTCTCGGGCAGGCCGTCGAGATCGTCCACCGTCCAGGCTTCGACGACACGTGGCAGCTCCTGCATGGTTGTCATGGTGCCCTCCTCGTGCTCGGATGTCATTCGCAGGATGGCCCGTGGTTCACCCAGAAACGGGTCGGGCTAACTTCCGGGCTAATCGCGCGGCGGTTGCCCGTTTCGTCGTCGCTGGTCAGCCGTGTGACGCGCGCGCGGCCAGTCGGCGGGCGGCCGTCACGTAGCGGCGGGTGGCGACGGCCTGGGCGGCGCGGGTGAGCGGCCCGCCGAGGCGGGCGTACCAGGCGGCCGCGCGGCTGAACGCCGTCACCGTGAACCAGAGGTCGTCGTGGTCGTCGAGCTCGGCGACGAAGGACTCCTCGCCGCGTTCCGGGTGACCGGCCAGCGTCCCGTAGGCGTACCCGCCGCGGCGGTCCTCGTCGAGCACCCAGACCACCTCGCACGGGATCCGCAGTCCGACCGGCCCGACGCCGAGCGTGCTGGTGACGCGGACGCCCACCGCGGCGCGCGGCTGCGACGTCGCGACCCGCAGGCCGATGCTGCGATGCAGGTCGAACATCACGACGCCCTCGACGACGGCGGTGAAGGCGGCCCGGCCGTGGCCGATGCGCTCGCGGACCCGGACGTGGTCGTAGCCGTCAGGCAGCGGCTCGCCGTCGCGGGTGGCGCCGACCTCGGGGTAGGTGAAGGACATCACTCGCGACTCTGCCACAGCCCCATGTCACAACCGTGCACCAGTGTGTGTCTGAATGGCATGGCAGGCCACTCCCTCGAACCGAAGGTCCCGATGCCGTGACGGAGACGACTCCCGACCCGTTCCAGCGGCACCGCGGGCTGCTGTTCACCGTCGCCTACGAGCTGCTCGGCAGCGTGGCCGACGCCGAGGACGTCGTGCAGGACACGTGGCTGCGGTGGTCCGCCGCCGACCGGTCCGACGTCCTGGAGCCGAAGGCGTACCTCGTCCGCATCGCTACTCGACTGGCGCTGAACCGGCTGCGCACGCTGCGGAACCGGCGCGAGACGTACGTCGGGCCGTGGCTGCCGGAGCCGCTCGCGACCGGGCCGGACGCCAGCGGCGGGGTCGAGCTGGCCGAGGACGTGTCGATGGCGATGCTCGTGGTCCTGGAGACGCTCACGCCGATCGAGCGGGCGGTGTTCGTGCTGCGCGAGGTGTTCGGGTTCGCGCACGCGGAGATCGCGACGGCGCTGGACCGCAGCGAGGCGTCGGTGCGGCAGGTCGCCCACCGGGCCCGCGAGCACGTCCAGGCGCGGCGGCCGCGCTTCGACACCGACCCGGAGCAGCGGCGGGCGGTGACCGAGCGGTTCCTGCGCGCCACGGCCGAGGGCGACCTCGCCGAGCTGCTGGAGGTGCTGGCGCCGGACGTCGTCATGGTGAACGACACCGACGGGAAGGCGCGCGCGGCCCTGCGCCCGATCTTCGGCCGGGACAAGGTGGCCCGCCTGCTCGTGGGCCCGCTGGTCCGCCGCGAACTGGCCGGCTACCGGTTCGAGTACGCGGAGCTCAACGGCGAGCCGGGCGTCGTCGGCGTGCTGAACGGACGCGTCGACGTGGCGGGCCTCATCGAGACGAGGGGCGGCCAGGTGGTGCGGCTGCTCGCGTTCCGGAACCCGGATCGGCTGACCGGTCTGAGGCGCAACTGGCGATGAGCGTCCCGCCCCGGCCGCCGGCATGGCGGATATTGACACAACCTGATGCCGGGCGGCCGGATGCCGGGACGTTTCGGCGCTGTTTTGTGACTATTTCAGAATGGCGACGGCTCAGAGCCGGGTCACCTTCGGGTTCGGCAGGGCGATACGACGTACCGCGGTGCCGAAATCGACGTGTACCTCGTGATCGCCGGGCACGCTGACTACGCGGCCAAGACCGTGACGGTCGTGAGTGAGCAGGTCATCAACGACGAACTTCTGCGGGGGCGGAGGGGCGATGGGGCGGAACGGGCTAGAAGGATAAACAGGCCTCGCGGCCGGTGTACGAGAGGTCATTCCGTCAGTCTGCCGTTCTGGGCCGCAGATGTGTAGCCCTCTTTGGAAGACTATGTCAACTCTTGACCATCAGTTCGGCGGGCAACGTTGAACACGTGTTCCCCGTCGACCGGCACGCTGCCGTGACAGCACCGAACGGCTAGGACACGGTGTCGGAGACGCCGGCCGCGACGGATCGCGACGACGGACGTGCGTCCTGTGACGGCCGGCTGGCGACCTGGTGCGCGACGAGGATCGCGGCGAACGAGAGCGCCGTGACGGCCACGACGCCGAGCCCCGCGCCCACGTAGGCCGTCGCCAGGTCGGAGCGTTCGGTGACGGCGCCCGCGGTGTTCAGCACGTCGCGGGTGCGCAGCAGCGCCGACGCGGCCATGGCGCCGGCGACCCCGGCCACCACGACGAACAGGCCGCTGACGATCGCCGTCGGGGCATTGCCGGCCGGCGGCGACGGTATCCGCTCCGGGCTGCTCAGCGCGGTGAGCACCGTCGCCAGCCCGGCCCAGGCCAGCACGACGGTGATGGCGGCGACGACGTCGGACGGCCGGTGCCAGCCGCCCACCATGGTGGAGACGCCGGTGATCGCGGTGTACCCGGCGCCGAGGATCGCGACCGCCGGCCGGGCCCGTCGCGGCACCACCAGAACCAGCGCGGCCGCGACGCTGGCCGCGACCGTCGTGTGCCCGCTGGGCAGCGAGTTGTCCAGCGGCCCGGTGTCCTCGGCCAGCCGCGGCCGGTCGAATACCACGCGCTTGAGCACCTGCGTGGTGAGGTTGGCGCCGCCGACCAGCACGATGACCTGCAACGCCAGCAGCCACCGCTGGCGCAGCAGCGCGATCAGCGCGACGGCGCCCAGCACCACCACGACGAACGGCACCGACACGACGTCGAGCACCTGCTCCGCGCCCGACCACAGCGTCGAGCGGCCGATGCCGGAGCCGCGATAGGCGACCTGGTCGATGCGCTGCCCCACGGCGGTGTCGACGAACCACCGCCAGCTCGCCCAGGTGCCGAGGGCGCCGGCCAGGAACATCAGCAGGCCGAGGACGACACCTCCGGGCCGGGGCGAGTAGCGGCGCATGCTCCGAGGGTAGTCAGACACGCTGAGAATCCCCTGGGACCGAGCCGCCGGGGAGCGGATGGGTCACCGCAACTGGGCGAAGAAGGCGCGGATGTCCGCAACGTGCCCGGCCGGCTCCTCCATCGCGATGAAGTGGTGCCGGCCCGGGTTGCCCTCGGGCCAGTGCACGATCGGGCCGTCGCGCTCGGCCAGCCGCCGCATCAGGGCCGAGCCGCCGCCGTAGACGCCGGACGGCACGCCCGCCGGCGCCTTCGGCCACTCGAACCTCGCGGCGCCGCCCTGTGCCAGCCCTTCGTACATCGGCCACGACGACGTCGCGGCGGTCTTCGTGAACCAGTAGACGCTGACGTTGTCGAGGAACAGGTCGCGGTCGATGACGTCGAGCAGCGGCTGGTCGGACATGGAGAACTCCTGGAACTTGTGCGCGTGCCAGGCCAGCAGCGACACCGGCGAGTCGTGCCAGCCGTGCCCGAACGTCTGCGGCGCCACTCGCAGCAGCGCGTGGTGGTCGACCCCGCCGGACGACCACTGCTGCATCAGGTCCCACTCGGCCCGCTCCTCCTCGGTCATGCCGGGCACGTCGTCCTCGGTCGGGAAGCCGAAGCCGCCGTCGATGTGCACGCCGACGACGCGGTCGGGGTGCCGCCGGGCCAGTTCAGGCGTGACGTACGCGCCGAGGTCGCCGCCCTGCGTGCCGTAGCGGTCGTAACCGAGCCGGGCCATCAGCTCGGCGAACATGCCGGCCACCGCGGGGATGCCGAACCCGGTCGTGCGCGGCGCGCCGGAGAAGCCGAACCCGGGGATGGACGGCACGACCACATGGAACGCCTGCGCAGGGTCGCCTCCGTGCGCTCGCGGGTCGGTGAGCAGCGGGATCGTGCGGGCGAACTCGACGAACGAGTTCGGCCAGCCGTGCGCCAGGACCAGCGGCAGCGCGTCCGGCTCCGGCGAGCGCACGTGCAGGTAGTGCAGGTCCAGCCCGTCGATCTCGTCGACGAACTGCGGGAACGCGTTGAGCGCGGCCTCGCGGGCGCGCCAGTCGTAGCCGGTGCGCCAGTACTCGGCGAGGTCGCGCAACCAGTCGGTGGGCACGCCACGCTCCCACCCGTCGCTGGGCAGCTGCGGTGTCCAGCGGGTGCGGGCCAGCCGGTCGTGCAGGTCGTCGAGGTCGGACTGCGGGATGTCGATCGTGAAGGGGGTCATGGGTCCGACGGTAGGACGCATCTAGGTCGGTTCTTGTCCTAGTTCTGCGGCATCCTGGTCTCCATGAGTGAAACGTCCGGGCGGCTGCTCGCGCTGCTGTCCCTGCTGCAGACGCCGCGCGAGTGGCCTGGCAGCGAGCTCGCCCGGCGCCTCGGCGTCACCCCACGCACCGTCCGCCGCGACGTCGACCGGCTGCGCGACCTCGGCTACCCGGTCGAGGCGACGCTCGGCGCGGCCGGCGGCTACCGGCTGGTGGCGGGCGCCGCCCTGCCGCCGCTTTTGTTGGACGACGAGGAGGCGGTGGCGATCGCGGTGGGGCTGCGCGCGGCCGCCGGGTCCGCCGTCGCCGGGATCGAGGAGGCATCGGTCCGGGCGCTCGGCAAGCTGGAGCAGGTGCTGCCGGC is from Jiangella alkaliphila and encodes:
- a CDS encoding ABC1 kinase family protein, translated to MDVLTFPIVATLSVLTALVFGLIAQRLLGVRLGLFRLLLTGAFALFVGPLIMFALLDQFTLSPEGISDQSEGPVAFWFALLAGVLTILASMVLLVIIEAFVPMGSLPPALVWGRGLLGRLRRTRRYWQIIGIAMRHGLGSYLRGTRDRALDAPSGRAQLGRALTTTLNAGGVTFVKLGQILATRRDVLPAEMADELARLQDDAAPVPWPDIERVLVEELKAPVEDVFAEFDREPLAAASVGQVHVARLHSGAEVVVKVQRPGIRPVVERDLDIAGRLAARLESGTRWGRRMGVRPLAAGLAEAIREELDYRIEADNITAVATAPSRQPDVVLPEPHLALCTERVLVMDRLQGTPLNRVDAVIEQRGLDRDALATTLLDCLLRQIVLDGIFHADPHGGNIFLLDDGRLGLLDFGSVGRLDGALRDALQRLLVGVDRGDPLAVSDALLELVPRPDEIDQQQLERDLGRFMAKHTSGTPSSGVRMFGDLFRVVADHGLAIPPEIAAVFRALATAEGTLTRLTPRFDLIGGARSLASGYVEEQYGPEHLKQAVTEELAALLPILRRLPRRVERIASATEHGRLGINIRLLADERDRAVLTTMLHEVLLTFLAATTGIMAVLLIGTGGGPQLTDSVGLYELIGYNMLVISAILALRVLAQIFRRG
- a CDS encoding glutamate decarboxylase codes for the protein MARHEDTYDDRYGTEFLQRPAPDDRLPRQGMPAVDAMRLLGEELVLDGIPMRNLATFVTTWMEPEAQRVIAENLHRNYIDHAEYPQTALIEQRCIRMLADLFHAPGPTTGTRTQGSSEAIMLGALSLKWKWRQRREAARQSTDRPNLVFGGDVHVVWEKFCRYFDVEPRIIPLRPDRLTIGPDDVEPHVDENTIGVAAVLGTTFTGHADDIAGINDLLVRLRDERGLDVPLHVDGASGGFVWPFLYPDTKWDFRLEQVRSINVSGHKYGLVYPGIGWLVFRTTDDLAEDLVFYENYLGKRDATFTLNFSTNASMVLAQYYNLVRYGHAGYQAIMRTMQANAAELAERIVAAGDFELVGEPGAEQLPLVAFRLAGEHAYDEFDVAGQLAGEHGWMLPAYSLPPNAQDVTVLRALVKQTLSRSLADTLADDLAHACTTLDAKGGLHERERRRVKSGTGY
- a CDS encoding LLM class oxidoreductase, with amino-acid sequence MYAIPTAAHILGVTPAALEAALERGETIRSLTIACGQDPDRITEAIVDAETGDVVALARIAGFEPDAIAEFTRELRAYLVAFVDDGERVADRLFETRTLQPV
- a CDS encoding proline dehydrogenase family protein — encoded protein: MIASLTRRALYALATSTEVESLVRAIPPAQDLAYSAARRYVAGTTLDEAIETVRRLTAAGLAVSLDLFGEGAADEDELAATVRGYREAAAALADVGGDVYLEIVPSHLGLDLGFDVCRRHVEQLVEVLPAGARLEISAEESRRTPQIMDLTVALAEAGAPLVATVQANLRRSPDDVDRLLAAGVPIRLAKGAYLESADVAHAWGEGATVAFIKLAHRVHAAGSAPVLATHDAVVREALLEALPGAGVEMLLGVREDDARELVARGVPVRVYAPYGDSWFRYWMRRVAEAQGA
- a CDS encoding superoxide dismutase encodes the protein MAVYSLPDLPYDYGALEPHIAGQIMELHHSKHHQTYVTGTNTALEQLEEARATSKLDTVNLLQKNLAFNLAGHVNHTVFWNNLSPEGGDKPDGDLGAAVDEFFGSFDGFRAHYTAAALGIQGSGWSILAWESIGQRLVIEQLYDHQGNLAAGTVPLLMLDMWEHAFYLQYKNVKPDYVAAFWNIVNWPDVATRFEAARTKTAGLITP
- a CDS encoding acVLRF1 family peptidyl-tRNA hydrolase — translated: MPDRVLTIPPERLAAWLAGFARRHGATTHRAGPGAVVVEAADGAVASCAVPFPPLPHDDAAAPYGGLIAHAARDRRVAVLLVRRGGYAAGVFHGAALVTSKVGSRHVQGRTAAGGQSQQRFARRREKQAREAFEAAADVAARVLLPHAAELDAVVTGGDRAAVDHVLADRRLTALAALRDRSAGLPHLAVPDPKRVVLDATPATFRAVRITLSEPDITG
- a CDS encoding Uma2 family endonuclease; its protein translation is MTTMQELPRVVEAWTVDDLDGLPENDGLRYELIDGRVLVSPSPRPKHQIVSGELFLLLHGACPPELKVFYAPLDWQPNQRNSLIPDLLVVAKDDIVDGPLTKPLRLAVEILSPSTRLYDTKVKFAKYAEGGVGSYWIVDPDGGPSIVAYDLVDGDYVEVARTTGDEEVRLERPYPVTVTPSALLG
- a CDS encoding DUF1990 family protein, with translation MSFTYPEVGATRDGEPLPDGYDHVRVRERIGHGRAAFTAVVEGVVMFDLHRSIGLRVATSQPRAAVGVRVTSTLGVGPVGLRIPCEVVWVLDEDRRGGYAYGTLAGHPERGEESFVAELDDHDDLWFTVTAFSRAAAWYARLGGPLTRAAQAVATRRYVTAARRLAARASHG